In Panacibacter ginsenosidivorans, the following proteins share a genomic window:
- a CDS encoding anhydro-N-acetylmuramic acid kinase: MIYRVIGLMSGSSLDGIDIVFTELEERAGKWVFEIIAADCVPYGHEWFEKLQQATRLNAYEYLLLHAAYGKFTGEIVNKFIDKHDLHHKVQLIASHGHTVFHKPSLGMTAQLGDGATIAATTGINVVSDLRAMDVALGGQGAPIVPVGEKLLLPEYGYYLNLGGIANISANISDQYIAFDICPANRVLNMLAAKEGKEYDNGGSMAQSGLLNTALLTQLNNQSYYTQAYPKSLANNFGTDILFPLIEVSGLPAIDALRTYTEHIVQQIVHAVNSLQIAASKQQMLVTGGGAFNNFLIKRLKESLNVFNIEVIVPDENLVKYKEALIMALLGVLRWREEDTVMQSVTGASRNSIGGAVWIGQEA, encoded by the coding sequence ATGATATACCGCGTAATTGGTTTGATGAGCGGATCTTCTCTTGACGGGATAGATATTGTCTTTACAGAACTCGAAGAAAGAGCTGGTAAATGGGTTTTTGAAATTATTGCAGCTGATTGTGTTCCATACGGCCATGAGTGGTTTGAAAAATTACAGCAGGCAACACGGCTAAATGCATATGAGTATCTGTTATTACATGCCGCATATGGAAAGTTTACCGGTGAGATTGTAAATAAATTTATTGACAAACATGATCTCCACCACAAAGTACAGTTAATTGCTTCGCATGGTCATACAGTTTTTCACAAGCCATCTCTTGGTATGACAGCACAATTGGGTGATGGTGCAACTATTGCAGCAACTACCGGTATTAATGTTGTAAGTGATCTTAGAGCAATGGATGTAGCGCTTGGCGGTCAGGGTGCACCTATTGTGCCCGTTGGTGAGAAGCTTTTGTTGCCCGAATACGGTTACTATCTCAACCTTGGCGGCATTGCAAATATTTCTGCAAATATTTCAGATCAATATATTGCTTTTGATATATGCCCGGCGAACCGTGTATTAAATATGCTTGCTGCAAAAGAAGGAAAAGAATATGATAATGGTGGTTCTATGGCACAGTCAGGTTTACTAAACACAGCTTTGCTAACGCAGTTAAATAATCAATCGTATTATACGCAAGCTTATCCAAAATCTTTGGCAAATAATTTTGGGACAGATATTTTGTTTCCGCTTATTGAAGTCTCCGGCTTACCTGCTATTGATGCATTAAGAACATACACAGAGCATATTGTTCAGCAAATTGTACATGCTGTAAATAGTTTACAAATTGCAGCCAGTAAACAACAAATGCTCGTAACAGGTGGTGGCGCTTTCAATAATTTTCTTATAAAGCGACTAAAAGAATCCCTAAATGTTTTCAATATTGAAGTAATAGTGCCTGATGAAAATTTAGTGAAATATAAAGAGGCGCTTATCATGGCTTTATTGGGAGTTTTAAGATGGCGAGAAGAAGATACAGTTATGCAGTCAGTAACGGGTGCAAGCCGCAACAGCATTGGCGGCGCAGTTTGGATAGGGCAGGAGGCATAA
- a CDS encoding PorP/SprF family type IX secretion system membrane protein, translating to MRNFLLTLLLLCVACIVKAQDPHFSQFYASPLTLNPAFTGKFDGNVRVAGNYRNQWPTINRAFQTATVAVDFPILKKVVDEYDRFGVGVMGYTDKGADGAISFNYLSISTAYHKALDEDGYKQLGLGFQGTYSNMLINTSKLTFENQLDLNGEWTRPSGETFDNVSLNKSYFDLNAGLLYTQSTTDRNNYYAGVSLYHINRPDQTFNAGPAYLNYNLSMRTTFHAGGYFSTGSNSTAHLSALYSTQGGASETVIGGAMQFATADLNTADNPISLYAGAWIRLGDALIPYIGLEYGNVRFGATYDINTSDLKAASQSRGGVEISLIYIAKTPGSKGLPCPKF from the coding sequence ATGAGAAATTTTCTTTTAACGCTCTTATTGTTATGTGTTGCATGCATTGTGAAAGCGCAGGATCCGCACTTTTCACAATTTTACGCTTCACCACTAACCCTTAATCCTGCATTTACCGGAAAATTTGATGGCAACGTAAGAGTTGCCGGTAATTACCGTAATCAATGGCCAACTATTAACCGGGCTTTTCAAACTGCTACTGTAGCAGTTGATTTTCCTATTTTGAAAAAAGTAGTTGATGAGTACGACAGATTTGGTGTAGGCGTTATGGGCTACACAGATAAAGGTGCAGACGGCGCTATATCTTTTAATTATCTTTCCATTTCTACTGCATATCATAAAGCACTTGATGAAGATGGTTATAAGCAATTGGGGTTGGGCTTCCAGGGCACTTACTCAAATATGCTTATCAATACTTCTAAACTAACATTCGAAAACCAGCTTGATCTTAATGGCGAATGGACGCGACCATCCGGGGAAACTTTCGACAATGTTTCTCTTAATAAAAGTTATTTTGATTTAAATGCTGGTTTGCTCTATACACAAAGTACCACAGACAGAAATAATTATTATGCCGGGGTTAGTCTTTATCATATTAACAGGCCTGATCAAACTTTTAATGCGGGTCCCGCATACCTGAATTATAATTTGAGTATGCGTACTACATTTCATGCAGGTGGTTATTTTTCTACCGGTTCAAACAGTACTGCGCATTTAAGTGCTTTATACAGTACACAAGGTGGCGCCAGCGAAACCGTTATTGGAGGTGCTATGCAGTTTGCAACTGCAGATCTTAATACAGCAGATAACCCTATTAGTCTTTACGCAGGTGCATGGATTCGCCTGGGTGATGCATTGATTCCTTATATAGGTCTTGAGTATGGTAATGTGCGTTTTGGCGCTACTTACGATATTAACACGTCTGATCTAAAAGCTGCTTCTCAAAGCCGTGGTGGTGTTGAAATTTCACTGATCTATATTGCAAAAACTCCTGGTAGTAAAGGGCTGCCTTGTCCTAAATTCTAA
- the upp gene encoding uracil phosphoribosyltransferase: MVINLSEQYSLITNWLGELRNTEIQNDRMRFRRNLERIGEIIAYEISKQMPWEEQEIQTPLGLHSSKVLKEQPVLATILRAGLPLHNGMLNYFDKADNAFISAYRKHDPDGNFVIELEYISCPSLENRIVIISDPMIATGASLVKTIEAMKDEGTPSQINVVCAIACTVGIEYIIREAGDSVNIWCGDIDDELTAKGYIVPGLGDAGDLAFGLKSQS; encoded by the coding sequence ATGGTTATTAATTTAAGTGAGCAGTATAGCTTAATTACCAACTGGCTGGGTGAATTAAGAAACACGGAGATACAAAATGACCGAATGCGTTTCCGTCGAAACCTTGAGCGTATTGGAGAAATAATAGCTTATGAAATAAGCAAACAGATGCCATGGGAAGAACAGGAAATTCAAACGCCGCTTGGTTTACACTCAAGTAAAGTATTAAAAGAGCAACCTGTGCTGGCAACCATTTTACGTGCAGGTTTACCCTTGCATAACGGCATGCTTAATTATTTTGATAAAGCCGATAATGCATTTATATCTGCATACCGAAAGCATGATCCTGATGGTAATTTTGTAATTGAACTGGAATATATCAGCTGCCCTTCTCTTGAAAACCGCATAGTAATTATAAGCGATCCGATGATCGCAACCGGCGCATCATTAGTTAAAACAATTGAGGCAATGAAAGACGAAGGTACCCCGTCACAAATAAATGTTGTTTGTGCCATTGCCTGTACAGTGGGCATTGAATATATTATAAGAGAAGCAGGTGACTCTGTAAACATATGGTGCGGTGATATTGATGATGAGCTTACTGCAAAAGGTTATATCGTTCCCGGACTTGGTGATGCAGGAGACCTTGCATTTGGCTTAAAGTCTCAGTCTTAG
- a CDS encoding ABC transporter substrate-binding protein produces MKIFFAVLLALQVSCNNQKQTDKQVFYYNETTGVATLDPAFARNQSIMWVVHQLYNTLVEIDSNLHIVPSLAKSWEISNDRLLYTFHLRTDVYFQNNEIFTANRGRKFTAQDVVYSLQRIRNNSTASSGAWIFNGKIDSVKGFTALNDSTFQIKLLRPFQPVLGILSMQYCSIIAHEAIEKYGKDFRSHPCGTGPFQLKYWDEGQVMVLEKNEHYWEKDANGKTLPYLDAVKISFYDNKATEFLEFRQGRLSFVNDIDPSFKDEILTKKGDLRPEWIDKIKLDKHAYLNTEYFGILADTQNNLVKTSPLKIKAVRQAINYAINREQLIMYMRNSIGTAAEAGIVPLGLPSLNAEMVTGYNYNPQKAKALLTASGVDSKNMPAIQLLTIPIYADIASFVARQVEEVGLNVKVEVIQKSLLLQQTAKQQALFFRASWIADYPDTENYMTIFYSKNPAPPNYTRYKNPAFDKLYEQALQETDDSLRYALYRQMDQIVIDDAPVVPLWYDEVIHLVQNNIEGFNSNALNLLELRKTQIR; encoded by the coding sequence ATGAAAATATTCTTTGCTGTTTTATTAGCGTTACAAGTTTCATGCAATAACCAAAAGCAAACTGATAAACAGGTTTTTTATTATAACGAAACAACTGGTGTTGCTACACTTGATCCTGCTTTTGCACGTAATCAAAGCATAATGTGGGTGGTGCATCAACTGTATAATACGCTGGTAGAAATAGACAGTAACCTGCATATTGTTCCATCGCTGGCAAAAAGCTGGGAGATAAGTAATGACCGGCTTTTATACACCTTTCATTTGCGCACCGATGTGTATTTTCAAAACAACGAAATATTTACTGCCAATAGAGGAAGAAAATTTACTGCACAGGACGTTGTCTATAGTTTGCAACGAATCAGGAATAATAGTACCGCAAGTAGTGGCGCATGGATATTTAATGGAAAGATAGATAGTGTAAAAGGTTTTACTGCTTTGAACGACTCAACTTTTCAAATAAAATTATTGCGGCCATTTCAACCTGTTCTGGGTATTCTTAGCATGCAGTACTGTAGTATAATTGCTCACGAAGCAATTGAAAAGTATGGAAAAGATTTTCGCAGCCATCCTTGTGGCACTGGCCCTTTCCAATTAAAGTATTGGGATGAAGGCCAGGTGATGGTTCTCGAAAAAAATGAACACTACTGGGAGAAAGATGCTAACGGAAAAACTTTGCCATACCTCGACGCAGTTAAGATCAGTTTTTACGATAATAAAGCGACAGAGTTTCTCGAATTCAGGCAGGGGCGTTTGAGTTTTGTAAATGATATCGATCCTTCATTTAAGGATGAAATACTTACAAAAAAAGGAGACCTGCGACCCGAATGGATTGATAAAATAAAACTTGATAAACATGCATACCTGAATACTGAATATTTTGGAATACTTGCAGATACTCAAAATAACCTGGTTAAAACATCTCCTTTAAAAATAAAAGCAGTTAGACAGGCTATTAATTATGCCATAAATCGTGAGCAGTTAATAATGTATATGCGTAACTCAATTGGAACAGCCGCGGAAGCCGGAATAGTGCCATTGGGCTTACCTTCATTAAATGCAGAAATGGTTACAGGTTATAATTATAATCCTCAAAAGGCAAAAGCTCTTTTAACCGCTTCGGGTGTTGATAGCAAAAATATGCCGGCAATTCAATTGTTAACAATCCCAATCTATGCTGATATTGCCAGTTTTGTGGCGCGCCAAGTAGAAGAAGTGGGACTTAACGTTAAGGTAGAAGTAATACAAAAAAGTCTTTTATTGCAACAAACGGCTAAACAGCAGGCCTTATTTTTTCGTGCAAGCTGGATTGCGGATTACCCTGACACTGAAAATTATATGACTATTTTTTATAGTAAAAATCCAGCACCACCAAACTATACACGATATAAAAACCCTGCCTTTGATAAATTGTACGAACAGGCATTACAGGAAACGGATGATTCGCTGCGTTATGCTTTATACAGGCAAATGGACCAGATAGTTATTGATGATGCCCCAGTTGTTCCACTTTGGTATGACGAGGTAATTCATCTTGTACAAAATAATATAGAAGGCTTTAATTCCAATGCTTTGAATTTATTGGAATTAAGAAAGACGCAAATACGATAA
- a CDS encoding DMT family protein: MKTIGLLVVSNIFMTIAWYWHLRDTSITLWKAILISWGIAFFEYCLTVPANRMGFTTGWNGFQLKIVQEVITLVIFSFFAVLYLKEPFQSKYLISFAFLMGAVYFAFKK; this comes from the coding sequence ATGAAAACAATCGGGCTGCTTGTTGTATCAAACATTTTTATGACGATTGCATGGTACTGGCATTTAAGAGATACCAGCATCACTTTATGGAAAGCTATACTTATAAGTTGGGGAATAGCATTCTTTGAATATTGTTTAACAGTGCCGGCAAACAGAATGGGCTTTACTACAGGCTGGAACGGCTTCCAGTTAAAGATCGTACAGGAAGTAATAACACTTGTGATATTCAGTTTTTTTGCCGTATTGTATTTAAAAGAACCATTTCAATCAAAGTATCTTATCAGCTTTGCTTTTTTAATGGGCGCTGTATATTTTGCCTTCAAAAAATAA
- the smc gene encoding chromosome segregation protein SMC — protein sequence MRLKSLEIKGFKSFADKTVVNFDEGITGIIGPNGCGKSNIIDSIRWVIGEQKISSLRSENLDALVFNGSKTRSASGLAEVSLTFENTRNLLPTEFSTVTVTRRFFKNGDSEYRLNDVSCRLKDIHNLFMDTGVSTDSYAIIELGMVDDIIKDKENSRRRMLEQAAGITIYKTRKKEAKNKLDATEQDLNRIEDLLFEINNQLKALENQAKKAEKYFEIKKDYKEIAVELAKASLEGFNLTYRDLNEQQETETNRRVQLEAEIATEEAAIEQEKVGFIEKEKALQTMQAEFNMLQQDLRGKENEKNLATQKLHYLKEKENNLKDFLSKAEGQLKGIADSIEFSELQVTEEESKLTDIEEKLALAKEGVEEKRNLFDEKRSAVDGLRMQYQQTQRGQFDAEKKVAVADTSIQNLQRAQAQLTDEKQNREAQIQQLENELKEKEELLENKRIDLQQLQEHHERTKEQILETQAQLEVLRNQLAEENRKLDSKRNEHDLLKSLIDSMEGYPESVKFLHKNPSWNNTAPILSDIIYVHEEYRAAVENVLEPYLNYYVVNNLQEGLTAVHLLDEHKKGKANFFILDKINEATVETHQPANTIPALSVIEVDDQYQKLAEYLLSNVYIAENEDAIENSNGAVVLEKTGKYVKGKYTLSGGSVGLFEGKKIGRAKNLEKLHDEIVLQDAVVNALKAEIKQKHNEVIGFNEQLKENVIKQTENEINQLTNQVFATRNKIENLQSAQQNAQQRLEDLEYRLQDEQDGIATTRESLISLNEQLQTTVQELKLVEQDYQLAEQDYNAASALFNENNILLTRQQSKIAAIKQELVFKKNQLNDLQNQVTTNTHQLAEAAGNITESENALVQGEELLIELIRRKEEEEKKLNEADQSYYNQRNALQAKESELRHKAKSREMVEHLLSEIKDKFNELKLQLAGMKERLNVEFKIELDSIIDQPRLTDTPLEDLQSTSDRMRKRLENIGEVNPTAIEAFQEMKKRYEFILEQKNDLVDAKESLLQTIQEVEATANQQFLDTFNKVRENFQKVFKALFTEEDTADMVLDNPENLAETGIDIIAKPKGKRPSSISQLSGGEKTLTATALLFSIYLIKPAPFCILDEVDAPLDDANVGKFTQMIKKFSENSQFIIVTHNKQTMGAVDVIYGVTMQEPGVSKLVPVDFRSLSN from the coding sequence GTGAGACTAAAATCGTTAGAAATAAAAGGATTCAAAAGTTTTGCCGATAAAACGGTCGTAAACTTTGACGAAGGAATTACTGGCATTATCGGGCCAAATGGTTGTGGTAAAAGCAATATTATTGACTCGATCCGCTGGGTTATTGGTGAGCAAAAGATCTCGTCTTTGCGTAGTGAGAACCTTGATGCGTTGGTATTCAATGGCAGCAAAACACGCAGTGCCAGTGGACTTGCAGAAGTAAGCCTTACGTTTGAAAACACCCGTAACTTATTACCCACAGAGTTTAGTACAGTTACTGTTACAAGACGATTCTTTAAAAACGGTGACAGTGAATACCGGCTTAATGATGTAAGCTGCCGTTTGAAAGATATTCATAACCTGTTTATGGATACCGGTGTTTCTACAGACAGCTATGCCATCATTGAACTGGGGATGGTAGATGATATCATCAAAGACAAAGAGAACAGCCGCCGCCGCATGCTGGAACAGGCTGCAGGGATTACGATTTATAAAACAAGAAAGAAAGAAGCAAAAAATAAATTAGATGCTACGGAACAGGATTTGAACAGGATCGAAGATTTGCTGTTCGAGATCAACAACCAGTTGAAAGCATTGGAGAACCAGGCTAAGAAAGCTGAAAAGTATTTTGAGATCAAAAAAGATTACAAAGAAATAGCTGTTGAACTGGCAAAGGCTTCACTCGAAGGGTTCAATCTTACTTACAGGGATTTAAACGAACAACAGGAAACAGAAACCAACAGGCGTGTACAATTAGAAGCAGAGATTGCAACAGAAGAAGCTGCCATTGAACAGGAAAAAGTTGGTTTTATAGAAAAGGAGAAAGCATTGCAAACTATGCAGGCTGAGTTTAATATGCTGCAGCAGGATTTGCGAGGGAAAGAAAATGAAAAGAACCTTGCTACTCAGAAACTGCATTACCTGAAAGAAAAAGAAAACAACTTAAAAGATTTCTTATCAAAAGCAGAAGGCCAGCTAAAAGGCATTGCAGATTCGATTGAGTTCAGTGAGTTACAGGTTACAGAAGAAGAGAGCAAGCTAACAGATATTGAAGAAAAGCTTGCATTGGCAAAAGAGGGTGTTGAAGAAAAACGGAATTTGTTTGATGAGAAACGTAGCGCTGTTGATGGATTGCGCATGCAATACCAGCAAACACAGCGCGGACAGTTTGATGCAGAAAAGAAAGTGGCTGTTGCAGATACTTCTATTCAGAATTTGCAAAGAGCCCAGGCACAGTTAACTGATGAAAAGCAAAACCGTGAAGCGCAGATTCAACAATTAGAAAATGAATTAAAGGAAAAAGAAGAGCTGCTGGAAAATAAACGGATCGATTTACAACAATTACAGGAGCACCACGAAAGAACAAAAGAACAGATCCTTGAAACACAGGCCCAGCTTGAAGTTCTGCGCAACCAGTTGGCCGAAGAAAATCGCAAGCTGGATTCCAAACGCAATGAACATGACTTGTTGAAGAGTTTAATAGACTCTATGGAAGGTTACCCTGAGAGTGTAAAGTTCCTGCACAAAAATCCCAGCTGGAATAATACTGCGCCGATATTATCTGACATTATTTATGTACATGAAGAATATCGTGCTGCAGTTGAAAATGTATTGGAACCTTACCTGAACTATTATGTAGTAAACAACTTACAGGAAGGTCTTACTGCTGTGCATTTACTGGATGAGCATAAAAAAGGTAAAGCTAATTTCTTTATACTTGATAAGATTAATGAGGCAACAGTCGAGACACATCAACCGGCTAATACCATCCCTGCGTTGAGTGTAATTGAAGTAGATGATCAATACCAGAAACTTGCTGAATATTTATTGAGTAATGTTTATATAGCAGAGAATGAAGACGCTATTGAAAACTCCAATGGTGCTGTTGTGCTGGAAAAGACAGGCAAGTATGTAAAAGGTAAATACACACTTAGCGGTGGCAGTGTCGGTTTGTTTGAGGGAAAGAAAATTGGCCGTGCAAAGAATTTAGAAAAACTGCATGATGAGATTGTTTTGCAGGATGCAGTAGTAAATGCATTAAAAGCTGAGATCAAGCAAAAGCACAATGAAGTTATTGGCTTTAACGAGCAGTTGAAAGAAAATGTAATAAAACAGACAGAGAACGAGATCAACCAACTCACCAATCAGGTCTTCGCAACACGAAACAAGATAGAGAACCTACAATCTGCTCAACAGAATGCACAGCAAAGATTAGAAGATCTTGAATATCGTTTACAGGATGAACAGGATGGTATTGCTACCACACGTGAATCATTGATAAGCCTGAATGAACAATTACAGACGACTGTACAGGAACTAAAATTGGTAGAACAGGATTATCAATTGGCGGAACAGGATTATAATGCCGCTTCTGCACTGTTTAATGAAAACAACATTTTACTTACAAGACAGCAAAGTAAAATAGCTGCTATTAAGCAGGAGTTGGTGTTTAAGAAAAATCAATTGAATGATCTGCAGAACCAGGTTACCACAAATACACATCAATTAGCTGAAGCAGCAGGTAACATTACGGAAAGTGAAAATGCATTGGTTCAAGGTGAAGAATTATTGATAGAACTCATCCGCAGGAAAGAAGAAGAAGAAAAGAAACTGAATGAGGCAGACCAGTCTTATTATAACCAACGGAATGCTTTACAGGCAAAGGAAAGTGAGCTGCGACATAAAGCTAAGAGCCGCGAAATGGTAGAACATTTATTGAGTGAGATTAAAGACAAATTCAATGAATTAAAATTACAATTAGCTGGCATGAAGGAAAGATTGAATGTGGAATTTAAAATTGAACTCGATTCAATTATTGATCAGCCACGTTTAACAGATACACCATTGGAGGATCTACAATCTACTTCTGACAGGATGCGCAAACGCCTGGAGAATATTGGTGAAGTAAACCCAACCGCTATAGAAGCATTCCAGGAAATGAAAAAGCGCTACGAGTTTATTCTCGAACAGAAGAATGACCTGGTAGATGCCAAAGAAAGTTTACTGCAAACTATACAGGAAGTAGAAGCAACGGCCAACCAGCAGTTTCTTGACACTTTTAATAAGGTTCGTGAAAATTTCCAGAAAGTATTTAAGGCTTTATTTACCGAAGAAGACACAGCCGATATGGTATTGGATAATCCGGAGAATCTTGCAGAAACAGGAATCGATATTATTGCCAAACCAAAAGGTAAAAGACCATCTTCTATATCCCAGTTAAGTGGTGGAGAAAAAACATTAACCGCGACTGCATTGCTGTTCTCAATCTATCTTATCAAACCTGCACCTTTCTGTATTCTCGATGAAGTAGATGCGCCATTGGATGATGCCAACGTGGGTAAATTCACACAGATGATCAAAAAGTTTAGCGAAAACTCGCAGTTCATTATTGTTACGCACAATAAACAAACCATGGGCGCAGTTGATGTGATCTATGGTGTAACCATGCAGGAACCGGGTGTAAGTAAGCTGGTGCCTGTAGATTTTAGAAGTCTCAGTAATTAA
- a CDS encoding spheroidene monooxygenase: MGWCGLLSMALFRLPLFFNEQINFWKLLGCGKNGTFDIYPDWRQWAILVVKRESSNVNKDNKLLYGSFINAWWNFFRCEVYTIILEPIEGHGTWDGKEAFGKLPRQTDHEGMVAVLTRATIRLNRLRHFWKHVDAVATQMNNADGFITSVGIGEVPWIKQATFSIWESKEHMKMFAYKMKDHAEVVRKTRQENWYSEDMFVRFKPILSFGNLHGIDPLKLKLQ, encoded by the coding sequence ATGGGCTGGTGCGGGCTTTTATCTATGGCATTATTCAGGCTTCCACTATTCTTTAATGAGCAAATCAATTTCTGGAAACTATTGGGTTGCGGAAAGAATGGAACCTTTGATATTTATCCGGACTGGCGGCAATGGGCAATACTAGTCGTCAAACGTGAATCGTCAAACGTGAATAAAGACAATAAACTTTTATATGGCTCTTTTATAAATGCATGGTGGAATTTTTTTCGATGTGAAGTTTATACCATTATACTTGAACCAATAGAAGGTCATGGCACCTGGGACGGTAAAGAAGCATTTGGTAAACTTCCCAGGCAAACTGACCACGAAGGAATGGTTGCGGTGCTTACAAGAGCCACTATAAGACTAAATCGACTGCGGCATTTCTGGAAGCACGTTGATGCCGTTGCTACACAAATGAACAATGCAGACGGCTTCATAACTTCTGTTGGAATAGGCGAAGTACCGTGGATAAAACAAGCCACGTTCAGTATATGGGAAAGCAAAGAGCATATGAAAATGTTTGCTTACAAAATGAAAGATCATGCTGAAGTTGTAAGAAAAACCAGGCAGGAAAACTGGTATAGTGAAGATATGTTTGTACGCTTTAAACCCATTTTATCCTTTGGAAATTTGCACGGTATAGATCCTTTGAAATTGAAGTTGCAATAA
- a CDS encoding response regulator produces the protein MHILIISDNDSDLNWVNAPLTATGLSVNIIYAYTMKEATTLMGSVKFDLLLYDLAFSEKKMSDNFKELAGIGMKIPLIVLTEIMGDPAAKEAIQCGASYHIVKDRVKISAMAESFRSILQQQTPNYN, from the coding sequence ATGCATATACTAATAATCTCTGACAATGACAGCGACCTTAACTGGGTTAACGCCCCCCTTACCGCAACTGGTTTGTCGGTAAACATTATATATGCTTATACAATGAAAGAAGCTACAACGCTAATGGGTTCGGTTAAATTTGACCTGCTATTGTATGATCTTGCTTTCTCAGAAAAAAAAATGAGCGATAATTTTAAAGAACTTGCAGGTATAGGGATGAAAATACCGCTTATTGTTTTAACAGAGATAATGGGAGACCCTGCAGCGAAAGAAGCCATACAATGTGGTGCCAGTTATCACATAGTAAAGGACCGCGTAAAAATATCTGCCATGGCTGAATCTTTCAGATCGATATTACAGCAGCAGACCCCAAACTATAATTAA
- a CDS encoding alpha/beta hydrolase — translation MKAQKVIPLYEGAIPNSKPCEVKQKEIIDTSWNKDGILIVSGISIPTITVFEAPKEKRNGTAVLICPGGGYWVVAAGHEGNDFAKAFNQLGVTAFVLRYRLPNDACMENKSFVPLMDAQQALYLIRKNAKQYGIDENKVGIMGFSAGGHLASTVGTHFNDPARKELADANIRPDFMILGYPVISFDDSIGHIGSRDALINKNPDQKLLHYFSNEEQVTTKTPPTFLVHASDDDVVKVANSIMFYEALIKNKVPAELHVYEKGGHGFGMNNTTTQDKWFERCINWMRANKWL, via the coding sequence ATGAAAGCACAGAAAGTTATTCCACTTTATGAAGGTGCCATACCCAATTCAAAACCATGTGAAGTAAAACAAAAAGAAATTATTGATACTTCATGGAACAAAGATGGGATACTGATCGTAAGCGGAATTTCAATTCCTACCATAACTGTATTTGAGGCACCAAAAGAAAAACGTAATGGAACTGCGGTATTGATTTGTCCTGGTGGTGGTTATTGGGTAGTTGCTGCAGGACATGAAGGAAATGATTTTGCAAAAGCATTTAATCAACTTGGTGTAACTGCTTTTGTATTGCGTTACCGCTTGCCTAATGATGCCTGCATGGAAAACAAATCTTTTGTGCCATTGATGGATGCACAACAGGCTTTGTATCTCATCAGAAAAAATGCAAAGCAATATGGCATAGATGAAAATAAAGTGGGCATTATGGGATTCAGCGCTGGTGGGCATTTGGCTTCAACAGTTGGTACGCATTTTAATGATCCTGCACGCAAAGAATTAGCTGACGCAAATATTCGCCCTGATTTTATGATACTTGGTTATCCTGTTATCAGTTTTGATGACAGCATTGGACATATCGGTTCAAGAGATGCATTGATCAACAAAAATCCTGATCAGAAACTTTTACATTACTTCTCCAATGAAGAACAGGTAACAACTAAGACACCACCTACATTTTTAGTGCATGCGTCTGATGATGATGTAGTGAAGGTCGCCAACAGTATTATGTTCTATGAAGCATTGATCAAAAATAAAGTGCCCGCAGAATTACATGTATATGAAAAAGGCGGACACGGTTTTGGTATGAATAATACAACTACACAAGATAAATGGTTTGAAAGATGCATTAACTGGATGAGAGCAAATAAGTGGTTATAA
- a CDS encoding J domain-containing protein: protein MSSKDYYIILGVKPTASADEIKRSYRRLAFKYHPDKNPGDIIAEAAFKEIVEAYEILSDAKKREDYHYKRFYTYNYQYKNEPKATPESILKDAVKLQQLVERADPFRMNQDALLFQAEDVLNENNLAILKEEKQLSVNAQIINALLIACKPMHFSFYLKVHEKLIQLPDENSKQVLTNFYKSKQKENNWNKYKVIGAIVLALLMCLVIFLISKL, encoded by the coding sequence ATGTCTTCCAAAGATTATTATATTATTCTTGGTGTAAAGCCAACTGCATCGGCGGATGAGATCAAACGATCGTACAGGCGTCTGGCATTTAAATATCATCCCGATAAAAATCCAGGAGATATAATTGCAGAAGCAGCTTTTAAAGAAATTGTAGAAGCATATGAAATATTATCTGATGCAAAAAAACGGGAAGATTATCACTATAAAAGATTTTACACTTATAATTACCAATACAAGAATGAACCAAAAGCAACCCCGGAATCCATTTTAAAAGATGCGGTGAAATTGCAACAACTCGTAGAAAGAGCCGACCCGTTCAGAATGAACCAGGATGCATTGTTATTCCAGGCAGAAGATGTTTTAAATGAAAATAATCTTGCTATTCTTAAAGAAGAGAAACAACTTTCTGTAAATGCTCAAATTATAAATGCATTATTGATTGCCTGCAAGCCCATGCATTTTTCTTTTTATTTGAAAGTACATGAGAAACTAATACAACTTCCAGATGAGAACTCCAAACAAGTGCTGACAAATTTTTATAAATCAAAACAAAAAGAAAACAACTGGAATAAGTATAAAGTTATTGGAGCTATTGTGCTTGCATTACTTATGTGCCTCGTAATTTTCCTGATCAGTAAATTATAA